In the Solibacillus sp. FSL K6-1523 genome, one interval contains:
- the ymfI gene encoding elongation factor P 5-aminopentanone reductase, with amino-acid sequence MKKFALVCGASGEIGQSICNKLAEDGWSLYLHYNANVEKVQVLLEQLVVRYPKQEFLIVHADFSLDDGAQTLASQIFSLQAILFANGHAYYGLLEDTPVNEMAKLWKVHVQNPMQTTALLASKLRANPSSYILLIGSIWGDAGAAGEVAYSAVKGAQHSFVKAYAQEAAYNGIRVNGIAPGIIDTKMNGMLNEQERTDIVEQIPLQTFGKTDDIANMVAFLFSGQADYVTGQILRVNGGWYI; translated from the coding sequence ATGAAAAAATTCGCATTAGTTTGTGGTGCTTCGGGTGAAATCGGCCAATCCATTTGCAACAAGTTAGCAGAGGATGGCTGGTCACTGTATTTGCACTACAACGCGAATGTAGAAAAGGTGCAAGTGTTGCTAGAGCAATTAGTCGTGCGCTATCCTAAACAAGAATTTTTAATCGTACATGCGGATTTTAGTTTAGATGATGGTGCACAAACGTTAGCGAGTCAAATATTCTCGTTACAGGCCATACTATTTGCAAATGGTCATGCATATTATGGGCTATTAGAAGACACACCTGTGAATGAAATGGCGAAACTTTGGAAGGTACACGTTCAAAATCCGATGCAGACAACAGCTTTGCTAGCATCGAAGCTAAGAGCCAATCCGAGCAGTTATATCCTTTTAATTGGCTCCATTTGGGGAGATGCTGGCGCGGCTGGTGAAGTTGCTTATTCAGCTGTAAAAGGCGCGCAACATAGCTTTGTGAAGGCATATGCTCAGGAAGCAGCCTATAATGGCATTCGTGTAAACGGCATTGCACCAGGGATTATTGATACGAAAATGAATGGCATGCTGAATGAGCAGGAACGAACTGATATAGTGGAACAAATTCCGTTACAAACATTTGGGAAAACAGATGATATTGCTAATATGGTCGCATTCTTGTTCAGCGGTCAAGCAGATTATGTAACGGGGCAAATATTGCGCGTAAATGGTGGATGGTACATATAA
- a CDS encoding DUF3388 domain-containing protein: protein MGEWYFEYEIQVNRPGLLGDIASLLGMLRVNIVSINGVDEAHRGMLLSTNNEESIQRFISIVSTMENINVTRFRQPKLRDRLAVRHGHYIPKDADEKNTFRFVRDELGILVDFMAELFKKDEHKLIGIRGMPRVGKTESIVAASVCANKKWIFISSTMIKQTIRNTLMGDEFNGNNIFILDGAVTRRATDERHQQLVREMMGMSTIKVIEHPDLFVQHSPYKIEDFDYIIELRHHPDEEITYEIIEKNNGLSETNNFGGFGSFNL, encoded by the coding sequence ATGGGTGAATGGTATTTCGAATATGAAATTCAAGTAAATAGACCTGGATTATTAGGGGATATCGCTTCATTGCTTGGTATGCTTCGTGTCAATATTGTTTCGATTAATGGTGTAGATGAGGCACATCGCGGAATGCTATTATCTACAAACAACGAAGAATCCATTCAACGTTTTATTTCAATTGTATCGACAATGGAAAATATTAATGTAACAAGATTCCGCCAACCAAAATTGCGCGATCGTTTGGCTGTACGTCATGGTCATTATATTCCAAAAGACGCTGATGAAAAAAATACATTTCGCTTTGTCCGTGATGAGTTAGGAATCTTAGTTGATTTTATGGCAGAATTATTTAAAAAGGATGAACATAAGCTTATTGGGATCCGAGGAATGCCACGTGTAGGAAAGACTGAATCCATTGTTGCGGCCAGCGTTTGTGCGAATAAAAAATGGATATTTATTTCTTCTACAATGATTAAGCAAACAATTCGAAACACACTGATGGGCGATGAGTTTAATGGCAATAATATTTTTATTTTGGATGGAGCGGTAACGCGTCGTGCGACAGATGAACGACATCAGCAACTTGTGAGAGAAATGATGGGTATGTCTACAATTAAAGTAATTGAACATCCCGATTTATTTGTCCAACATTCCCCATATAAAATAGAGGATTTTGATTATATTATTGAATTGCGTCATCATCCCGACGAAGAAATAACATATGAAATTATTGAAAAAAATAATGGATTATCTGAAACTAATAATTTTGGTGGATTTGGTAGTTTTAACCTATAA
- a CDS encoding helix-turn-helix domain-containing protein encodes MFFLTELGARLKEARLAKGHSLDDLQEITKIQKRYLIGIEEGNYSIMPGSFYVRAFIKQYAEAVGLDADQLFMDYRQDVPEVQKEEVAQSFSQSPSRRRMASRTSSKTMEAMPKVIAGLFLIVIIVVSWTLMVQKTGKNPDTTDDTNKPFEYAQNNANKDQPKDVIDSTDEKDTETNNEPEVPIVEEPVVTQAISAGVVNGENTVYEVSGTDTLNIRLVVSGDTWLGIRDEATAGKRATEQITDRVYKAGEVVENDSTANAYARIRLGNSKVVKVFVNDVELTYAQDRTTQNIILKLVTEQQEQ; translated from the coding sequence GTGTTTTTTTTGACAGAACTAGGAGCTCGCTTGAAAGAGGCGAGATTAGCTAAAGGCCATAGCTTAGATGACTTACAAGAAATAACGAAAATTCAAAAGCGGTACTTAATCGGGATTGAAGAAGGCAATTATTCAATTATGCCAGGTTCTTTTTATGTACGAGCATTTATTAAACAATACGCTGAAGCGGTTGGACTCGATGCAGATCAACTATTTATGGACTATCGACAAGACGTACCAGAAGTGCAAAAAGAGGAAGTGGCACAGTCCTTTTCACAAAGCCCAAGTCGTCGTAGAATGGCTTCAAGAACTTCAAGTAAAACGATGGAAGCAATGCCAAAAGTTATTGCGGGCTTATTTTTGATTGTTATAATTGTCGTTAGTTGGACATTAATGGTACAAAAGACGGGGAAAAATCCGGATACTACAGATGATACTAATAAACCATTTGAATATGCACAAAACAATGCTAATAAAGATCAACCAAAAGATGTAATTGACTCAACGGACGAGAAAGATACTGAAACGAATAACGAACCAGAAGTACCGATTGTAGAAGAACCTGTCGTGACACAAGCCATTAGTGCAGGTGTCGTAAATGGAGAGAATACAGTTTATGAAGTATCAGGAACAGATACGTTAAATATTCGCTTAGTAGTATCGGGTGATACATGGTTAGGTATCCGAGATGAAGCTACTGCAGGGAAAAGAGCAACAGAACAAATTACGGACCGAGTATATAAAGCGGGAGAAGTTGTTGAAAATGATTCGACAGCAAATGCCTATGCACGAATTCGATTAGGGAATTCAAAAGTGGTAAAAGTCTTTGTGAATGATGTAGAATTAACATATGCACAAGATCGTACTACACAAAACATTATTTTGAAGCTAGTTACAGAACAACAGGAACAATAG
- the pgsA gene encoding CDP-diacylglycerol--glycerol-3-phosphate 3-phosphatidyltransferase: MNIPNKITVSRILLIPIFVIVMMFDFGWGTMTLFGAEMQVNYFIGALIFIFASATDWVDGYYARKYDLVTNLGKFLDPLADKLLVSAAFILLVEIGLAPAWIVIIIISREFAVTGLRLILAGQGEVVAANQLGKIKTWAQIVAISALILHNTIFTLVGIPFDDIMLYIALIFTVWSGWDYFYINRRALLESK; the protein is encoded by the coding sequence ATGAATATTCCAAATAAGATTACAGTCTCACGCATACTTTTAATCCCAATATTTGTGATTGTAATGATGTTTGATTTCGGCTGGGGTACTATGACGCTGTTTGGTGCAGAAATGCAAGTCAACTATTTTATCGGAGCGTTGATTTTTATTTTTGCTTCAGCAACGGATTGGGTCGATGGTTATTATGCACGTAAATACGATTTAGTTACAAATTTAGGGAAGTTTTTAGATCCATTAGCGGATAAATTACTCGTTTCAGCAGCATTTATTTTACTTGTTGAAATCGGATTGGCCCCTGCTTGGATTGTCATTATTATTATTTCTCGTGAGTTCGCTGTTACAGGTTTACGTTTAATTTTAGCTGGCCAAGGAGAAGTTGTAGCCGCAAATCAACTTGGAAAAATTAAAACTTGGGCACAAATTGTCGCGATTTCAGCATTAATTTTACACAATACGATTTTCACATTAGTAGGTATTCCATTTGACGATATTATGTTGTACATCGCATTAATTTTCACAGTATGGTCAGGATGGGATTATTTCTATATTAACCGTCGTGCATTGTTAGAATCAAAATAA
- a CDS encoding competence/damage-inducible protein A yields MNAEIIAVGSELLLGQIANTNAKFISNQLSELGINVFYHTVVGDNAERLVETIKIAESRADLIIFSGGLGPTKDDLTKETIAKHLKTELVMDEVAIRSIEAFFAKHKQPMTENNRKQALVLKGCDVLENRHGMAPGMLFENGNHTYILLPGPPKELEPMFQFEAKPKLAAKMHDGAVIISHVLRFYGIGEAALEVQVQAILDDQSNPTVAPLASDGEVTLRITAKADDELTAWQLINDKKQQVLALVGDYHYGNDDDSLASKLVERLLDNDLTIAAAESLTAGLFQSELAEVPGVGGALIGGVITYTEQAKIEQLGISKALLDQYSVVSSECAAAMAVQVKERFNTAIGVGLTGAAGPTGHGSQPAGTVWIAICIGDEQPLTYQLHLSGSRNTNRLRAVKFTYSFLMRELVKSGYKK; encoded by the coding sequence ATGAATGCAGAAATCATTGCAGTAGGCTCGGAATTATTACTCGGTCAAATCGCTAATACAAATGCGAAATTTATTTCGAATCAATTATCAGAATTAGGCATTAACGTTTTTTATCATACAGTGGTAGGGGACAATGCCGAGCGATTGGTGGAGACGATTAAAATTGCGGAAAGTCGTGCGGATTTAATTATTTTTTCTGGTGGGCTTGGTCCGACGAAGGATGATTTAACAAAAGAAACGATTGCCAAGCATTTGAAAACAGAATTAGTTATGGATGAAGTAGCTATTCGTTCGATTGAAGCCTTTTTTGCAAAACATAAACAACCAATGACTGAAAATAATCGTAAGCAGGCACTTGTTTTAAAGGGGTGTGACGTGCTCGAAAATCGACATGGGATGGCACCTGGAATGCTGTTCGAAAATGGCAATCATACGTATATTTTATTACCTGGACCGCCAAAAGAATTAGAGCCGATGTTTCAGTTTGAAGCGAAGCCAAAATTAGCAGCGAAAATGCATGATGGTGCAGTTATCATTTCACATGTCCTACGTTTTTATGGCATTGGTGAAGCAGCATTAGAAGTGCAAGTACAAGCGATTTTAGATGATCAGTCTAATCCAACAGTGGCGCCATTGGCTTCTGATGGCGAGGTGACGCTCCGCATTACAGCAAAGGCTGACGACGAGCTAACTGCTTGGCAATTAATTAACGACAAAAAACAGCAAGTCCTAGCGCTTGTAGGGGATTATCATTATGGCAATGATGATGATTCACTAGCATCAAAATTAGTAGAGCGATTACTGGATAATGACTTGACGATTGCAGCAGCGGAAAGTTTAACAGCAGGTCTATTCCAATCAGAGCTTGCCGAAGTTCCGGGGGTAGGTGGGGCACTTATTGGTGGTGTTATTACTTATACGGAGCAGGCGAAAATCGAACAATTAGGCATTTCAAAAGCTTTGCTCGATCAATATAGTGTTGTAAGTAGTGAATGCGCGGCAGCTATGGCCGTGCAAGTTAAGGAAAGATTCAACACTGCTATTGGTGTTGGCTTGACTGGTGCGGCGGGTCCTACTGGTCATGGGAGTCAACCAGCGGGTACGGTATGGATAGCGATTTGTATTGGGGATGAACAACCACTCACATATCAATTACATCTTTCTGGCTCGCGCAATACGAATCGATTGCGGGCTGTGAAATTTACGTATAGTTTTTTAATGCGTGAATTAGTGAAAAGTGGTTATAAAAAGTGA
- the recA gene encoding recombinase RecA, whose protein sequence is MSDRKTALDMALKQIEKQFGKGSVMKLGEATDRKMETSSSGSIALDTALGIGGYPRGRIVEVYGPESSGKTTVTLHAIAEIQANGGTAAFIDAEHALDPVYAQKLGVNIDELLLSQPDTGEQALEIAEALVRSGAIDIIVVDSVAALVPKAEIEGEMGDSHMGLQARLMSQALRKLSGVINKSNTLAIFINQVREKIGVMFGNPETTTGGRALKFYSSIRLEVRRGEAIKQGTDIVGNKTKIKVVKNKVAPPFRTAEVDIMYGEGISKEGEIVDIGAELDIIQKSGSWYSYNNDRIGQGRENVKQFFKENPAIRDEVAEKIRQNFGIGELGYTIGAHDHQEKEEEELELDLLTEENK, encoded by the coding sequence TTGAGCGATCGTAAAACAGCGTTAGATATGGCGTTAAAACAAATTGAAAAACAATTCGGTAAAGGTTCTGTTATGAAGCTAGGGGAAGCAACTGACCGCAAGATGGAAACATCCTCTTCAGGCTCTATCGCGCTTGATACAGCACTAGGTATAGGCGGATATCCACGTGGACGTATTGTAGAAGTTTACGGACCTGAATCTTCAGGTAAAACAACTGTCACGCTTCACGCCATTGCAGAAATTCAAGCAAATGGTGGTACAGCAGCATTTATTGATGCCGAACACGCTTTAGATCCAGTGTATGCGCAAAAATTAGGTGTTAATATTGACGAGTTATTATTATCACAACCGGATACAGGAGAGCAGGCACTTGAAATTGCTGAGGCATTAGTACGTTCAGGTGCAATTGATATTATTGTTGTTGACTCTGTAGCAGCATTAGTACCTAAAGCGGAAATTGAAGGTGAAATGGGTGACTCACATATGGGTCTCCAAGCACGTTTAATGTCTCAAGCATTACGAAAATTATCGGGTGTTATTAATAAATCAAATACATTAGCTATTTTCATTAACCAAGTTCGTGAAAAGATTGGTGTTATGTTCGGAAATCCTGAAACGACTACTGGTGGACGTGCGTTAAAGTTCTATTCGTCAATCCGTTTAGAAGTTCGTAGAGGTGAAGCGATTAAACAAGGGACGGATATCGTTGGTAACAAAACAAAGATTAAAGTAGTAAAAAATAAAGTAGCACCACCATTCCGTACAGCGGAAGTTGATATTATGTACGGTGAGGGGATTTCAAAAGAAGGCGAAATCGTAGACATTGGTGCAGAGTTAGATATTATCCAAAAAAGTGGTTCATGGTATTCTTATAACAATGACCGCATTGGCCAAGGCCGCGAGAACGTGAAGCAATTCTTTAAGGAAAATCCAGCAATTCGTGATGAAGTTGCTGAAAAAATCCGTCAAAACTTTGGAATTGGTGAGTTAGGCTATACAATTGGCGCTCATGATCACCAAGAAAAAGAAGAGGAAGAGCTAGAATTAGACTTATTGACAGAAGAAAATAAGTAA